Genomic DNA from Actinomycetota bacterium:
CACTTCCTGCCCAGCTACGGCGTGTTCGACGAGGACCGGTACTTCCGGCGCGGGACGACGGCTCCCGTCTACGTCGTCGCGGGGACCAGGGTGGGGATCTGCATCTGCGAGGACCTGTGGTACCCGTCCGGACCCGCCGAGTGGCAGTCGTGGGCGGGAGCCGAGGTGATCGTGAACCTGAACGGCTCCCCGTTCCATGCCGGAAAGCTCGAGGCCCGCCGCACGATGCTCGCCACACGCGCCGCCGACCACGTGGTCGCCCTCGGGTACGTGAACCTGGTCGGCGGCCAGGACGAGCTCGTGTTCGACGGCGGCTCGATGGTGTTCGACGCCGACGGGAACCTGACCGCCGCCGCTCCCCAGTTCTCCGAGCACCTCCTGGTCGTCGATGTGGACGTGGAGCAGGTGGCGCGCGAGCGCCTCCACGACCCGCGGCTGCGGAAGGTGGCCGCTCCCCCCTCCGGGGTGTCCACACCGGAGGTCGTTGTCTCCGGGGAGCAGGCGGCGAACCGGGAGCCCGTGGTCGCGCCGGTCGCTCCCCTGCTGACGCTCGAGGAGGAGGTGTACGGAGCGCTCGTGACGGGTCTGCGCGACTACGTGCGCAAGAACCGTTTCGAGCGGGTCCATATCGGGATGTCCGGCGGGATCGACTCGTCGCTGACCGCGACCGTCGCCGCGGACGCTCTGGGAGCCGAACGCGTCACGGGGGTGGTCCTTTCGTCCCGGTACTCGTCCGCCCACTCACGCGACGACGCGTACGAGCTGGCGCGCCGCCTCGGGATAGAGGTCCTGGACATCCCCATCGAAGAGCCGCATCGGGCCGTCGAGGAGCTGCTGGCCCCCCACCTGGACGGGACACCCGGACGCGACGTGGCGCTCGAGAACGTGCAGGCCCGGATCCGCGGGCTCCTGTGGATGGCGCTCTCGAACGCGACGGGCTCGTTGATGATCACCAGCGGGAACAAGTCCGAGATGGCCACCGGCTACGCCACCCTGTACGGCGATATGGCCGGCGGGTTCGCCCTGCTGAAGGACGTTCCCAAGACCCTCGTCTACCGACTCGCCCGGTGGCGCAACGAGCGCGGCTCCCCCATCCCCGAGCACGTCCTCACCAAGCCGCCCTCGGCCGAGCTGAGGCCGGACCAGACCGATCAGGACAGCCTCCCCGACTACGACACGCTCGACGCGATCCTCGAGGCCTACGTCGAACAGGACCGCTCCGTGGCCGAGATCGTGGCGCTGGGGCACGAGGCCGATACCGTCAAGAGGGTGGTGGCGATGGTCGACCGCAACGAGTACAAGCGCCGCCAGGCTCCCCCGGGGGTGAAGGTCA
This window encodes:
- a CDS encoding NAD+ synthase, with the protein product MRTFRLALAQVDATVGDVDGNARLCLDAIEQAREAGADLVALPEAVLTGYPAEDLLLKPSFVRANMRAVEKVAAEARGLCAVVGYAHLGSDLHNSAAVCADGEVKGVYHKHFLPSYGVFDEDRYFRRGTTAPVYVVAGTRVGICICEDLWYPSGPAEWQSWAGAEVIVNLNGSPFHAGKLEARRTMLATRAADHVVALGYVNLVGGQDELVFDGGSMVFDADGNLTAAAPQFSEHLLVVDVDVEQVARERLHDPRLRKVAAPPSGVSTPEVVVSGEQAANREPVVAPVAPLLTLEEEVYGALVTGLRDYVRKNRFERVHIGMSGGIDSSLTATVAADALGAERVTGVVLSSRYSSAHSRDDAYELARRLGIEVLDIPIEEPHRAVEELLAPHLDGTPGRDVALENVQARIRGLLWMALSNATGSLMITSGNKSEMATGYATLYGDMAGGFALLKDVPKTLVYRLARWRNERGSPIPEHVLTKPPSAELRPDQTDQDSLPDYDTLDAILEAYVEQDRSVAEIVALGHEADTVKRVVAMVDRNEYKRRQAPPGVKVTARAFGRDRRLPITNRFVEG